The following proteins are co-located in the Fimbriiglobus ruber genome:
- a CDS encoding tetratricopeptide repeat protein, translated as MTTSEALDRALTAHRAGHLRAAEQGYRLVLQLTPDQPDAMHGLGVVAYQTGQYAVALAYFTRACSLRPMSGAFHSNFGLASQALGQVDQAVTAFRRATELLPDAAEAHFNLGNALKEQRSVADARTSYLRALELDPNHTRAHNNLGNLFRDQGELDAAERSLRRAVELEPAYPDSLANLGNVLWDRGQLDEAERYCRDAIRAKPDYAAAWTNLGNVLRSQKRWAESESAYRRALELQPELAEIHGNLGAVLLDQGRLDEAIGFFRRAVELRPERSEAHSVLGNALLTGGQIEEGDACYRRAVELQPESSRALSAALHWRQYRPDVTLASLAADHAEWDARYGRPARTARPQTVHPSAANGRPLRVGFVSADFGRHPVGYFCVRALEALDPREVEVVCYSTSRRNDDLTARFKRAAARWYDAGPMSDDALAGQIAADGIDILFDLAGHTAANRLSVFARKPAPVQITWIGSEGTTGLSAMDFILADERLIPTGVDAHYREKVLRLPDVYVCYEPPAGAPAVGPLPVRSRGGVTFGSFNNPAKIHAGVVAVWASILRRVADSRLVLKYRCLGDHGTRDRYLKMFAEHGVGADRLEFEDWSPHAEMLARYNTIDIALDPFPFVGGATTCEALWMGVPVITRPGETFAGRHSLSYLTAIGATETVARGLDDYVELAVGWAEDLDRLASVRADLRPRIEASPLCDGRQFAAQLTSALRDVANL; from the coding sequence TTGACCACTTCGGAAGCGCTTGATCGCGCGCTGACTGCTCACCGAGCCGGACACCTTCGGGCCGCCGAACAAGGCTACCGGCTCGTTCTGCAACTCACACCCGATCAGCCCGACGCGATGCACGGCCTCGGCGTGGTGGCTTACCAGACGGGCCAATACGCGGTCGCACTGGCGTACTTCACGCGGGCCTGTTCGCTACGACCGATGTCCGGGGCGTTTCACAGCAACTTCGGCCTTGCTTCCCAGGCGTTAGGGCAGGTCGATCAAGCGGTCACGGCATTTCGCCGGGCCACCGAATTGCTCCCGGATGCGGCGGAAGCCCATTTCAATCTGGGAAACGCGCTCAAAGAGCAGCGAAGCGTTGCCGACGCCCGCACGAGTTACCTCCGCGCCCTGGAACTCGACCCCAACCACACCCGCGCCCACAACAACCTCGGCAACCTCTTCCGCGACCAGGGCGAACTCGACGCGGCCGAGCGGTCGCTGCGCCGCGCGGTCGAACTCGAACCAGCCTATCCCGACTCGCTCGCCAATCTCGGCAACGTCCTCTGGGATCGGGGGCAGCTCGACGAAGCGGAACGATACTGCCGGGACGCAATCCGTGCGAAACCCGACTACGCCGCGGCTTGGACGAACCTGGGCAACGTGCTCCGGAGCCAAAAGCGGTGGGCGGAAAGCGAGTCGGCTTACCGCCGTGCGCTGGAACTGCAGCCCGAGCTCGCCGAAATCCACGGAAATCTCGGGGCCGTCCTGCTGGACCAAGGGCGCCTCGACGAGGCGATCGGCTTCTTCCGGAGGGCCGTCGAGCTGCGGCCCGAGCGGTCCGAAGCCCATTCCGTTTTGGGCAACGCCTTGTTGACCGGCGGCCAAATCGAAGAGGGAGACGCGTGTTACCGGCGGGCCGTGGAACTCCAGCCCGAGAGCAGTCGGGCATTGAGCGCAGCCTTGCACTGGCGACAGTACCGCCCGGACGTGACGCTGGCCTCGCTCGCGGCCGACCACGCCGAATGGGACGCCCGGTACGGCCGCCCGGCCCGGACTGCCCGTCCGCAAACCGTCCACCCGTCTGCTGCCAACGGTCGACCGCTTCGGGTCGGCTTCGTGTCTGCCGACTTCGGGCGTCATCCCGTAGGGTACTTCTGCGTCCGCGCGCTGGAAGCACTCGATCCGCGCGAGGTCGAGGTCGTTTGCTATTCCACCTCGCGGCGAAACGACGATCTGACGGCGCGGTTCAAGCGAGCGGCCGCACGGTGGTATGACGCCGGCCCCATGTCGGACGACGCCCTCGCCGGGCAAATCGCCGCGGACGGCATCGACATCCTCTTCGACCTCGCGGGGCACACGGCGGCCAATCGCCTGTCCGTGTTCGCGCGGAAGCCGGCTCCGGTTCAAATCACCTGGATCGGTTCGGAAGGAACGACGGGTCTATCAGCGATGGACTTCATCCTCGCCGATGAGCGGCTCATTCCGACTGGTGTCGATGCCCACTATCGCGAGAAGGTGTTGCGCCTGCCGGACGTGTATGTGTGCTACGAGCCGCCCGCGGGGGCGCCGGCGGTTGGTCCTCTCCCGGTCCGCAGTCGGGGGGGGGTGACCTTTGGCAGCTTCAACAACCCGGCGAAAATCCACGCGGGCGTCGTCGCCGTCTGGGCGAGCATTCTGCGACGTGTCGCCGACTCGCGGCTCGTGCTGAAATATCGTTGCCTGGGTGACCACGGCACGCGGGACCGCTATCTAAAAATGTTCGCCGAACACGGCGTCGGAGCGGACCGCCTGGAGTTCGAGGACTGGTCGCCGCACGCGGAGATGCTGGCCCGGTACAACACCATCGACATCGCCCTCGACCCGTTCCCGTTCGTCGGCGGGGCGACGACGTGTGAAGCGCTTTGGATGGGCGTGCCGGTGATCACCCGTCCGGGCGAGACGTTCGCCGGCCGCCATTCCTTGAGCTACCTGACGGCGATCGGGGCAACCGAAACGGTCGCCCGCGGTCTGGATGATTACGTCGAACTCGCGGTCGGGTGGGCCGAAGACCTCGATCGACTCGCCTCCGTCCGGGCCGATCTCCGGCCGCGGATCGAGGCGTCGCCGCTGTGTGACGGCCGACAGTTTGCGGCACAACTCACTTCGGCCCTGAGGGACGTGGCTAATCTTTGA
- a CDS encoding nucleotide sugar dehydrogenase: MSDVFSDLLSRVRTKSARVGIIGLGYVGLPLARAFARAGFRVLGFDVDTHKVDKLTAGRSYIKQIADSTIREMLAAGFEATDQFERLGEVDAVLICVPTPLTDAREPDLTYVNNSAHAIAGQLRSGQLVVLESTTYPTTTRNDVLPVLERTGLRAGTDFFLAFSPEREDPGNASHSVHNIPKVVGGLCEKSGELACALYEAIVPQVVRVSSPEVAEACKILENTYRAVNIALVNELKVLYDRMGIDVWEVIDAAKTKPFGFQAFYPGPGLGGHCIPIDPFYLTWVARKHGLTTRFIELAGEVNMAMPGYVVQRVGDALNDRGRAVKGSRVAILGMAYKKDVDDPRESPGFELMDLLLKKGAVVTYNDPHIPSLPKMRHWPHLAMDSTPLTADYLAAQDCVLIATDHTAYDYTFISRHAKLVVDTRNATKYVRGRENILRA; the protein is encoded by the coding sequence ATGTCGGACGTTTTTTCGGATTTGCTCTCTCGAGTTCGCACCAAATCGGCCCGCGTCGGGATCATCGGCCTGGGCTACGTCGGGCTGCCGCTGGCCCGCGCGTTCGCCCGCGCGGGCTTTCGGGTTCTCGGGTTCGACGTCGATACCCACAAGGTCGACAAACTGACCGCCGGGCGGTCGTACATCAAGCAGATTGCGGACAGCACTATCCGCGAAATGCTCGCGGCCGGCTTTGAAGCCACCGACCAGTTCGAGCGACTCGGCGAGGTGGACGCGGTCCTCATCTGCGTACCCACACCGTTGACTGACGCCCGGGAGCCGGACCTCACCTACGTCAACAACTCGGCCCACGCGATCGCCGGCCAGCTCCGTAGCGGGCAACTCGTCGTACTCGAAAGCACGACATACCCGACCACCACTCGCAACGACGTACTGCCCGTACTGGAGCGGACCGGCTTGCGGGCCGGGACCGACTTCTTCCTCGCGTTCAGCCCCGAACGGGAAGACCCGGGTAACGCGTCGCACTCGGTCCACAACATCCCGAAGGTCGTCGGCGGGCTCTGCGAGAAGAGCGGCGAACTGGCGTGCGCGTTGTACGAAGCCATCGTCCCCCAGGTCGTTCGGGTGTCGTCGCCCGAAGTGGCCGAGGCGTGCAAGATCCTGGAGAACACGTACCGGGCGGTGAACATCGCGCTGGTCAACGAACTCAAGGTGCTGTACGACCGGATGGGGATCGACGTGTGGGAGGTGATCGACGCGGCCAAGACCAAGCCGTTCGGCTTCCAGGCGTTCTACCCCGGCCCCGGCCTCGGCGGGCACTGCATTCCCATCGACCCGTTCTACCTGACCTGGGTGGCCCGCAAGCACGGGCTCACCACCCGGTTCATCGAGCTGGCCGGCGAAGTGAATATGGCCATGCCCGGCTACGTCGTCCAGCGGGTCGGCGACGCGCTCAACGACCGCGGACGGGCGGTGAAGGGGAGCCGGGTCGCGATCCTCGGCATGGCGTACAAGAAGGACGTCGACGACCCCCGCGAGTCGCCCGGGTTCGAGCTGATGGACTTGTTGCTCAAGAAAGGGGCTGTGGTCACGTACAACGACCCGCACATTCCGTCATTGCCGAAGATGCGGCACTGGCCGCACCTGGCGATGGACAGCACCCCGCTGACGGCCGACTACCTGGCCGCCCAGGACTGCGTGCTGATCGCCACCGATCACACCGCTTACGATTACACGTTCATCAGTCGACACGCGAAGTTGGTGGTGGACACGCGGAACGCGACCAAGTACGTTCGGGGGAGAGAGAACATCCTCCGAGCGTAA
- a CDS encoding serine hydrolase domain-containing protein yields the protein MNTLRLRLALVAALLAGTTIAPVRAQDSAAPHSKAITAALQPFVEKHALAGAVTLVADKDKVLSLDAVGYMDVGAKKPMRTDALFWIASQSKSITATAFMILVDEGKVKLDDPVEKYLPEFKDLKLAAKKDAEAKKPAHPITVREVLSHTSGLPFASPAEKPTLDALPLKDAVKSYATVGLQFEPGTKYSYSNAGINTAGRIIEVVSGMPYEEFLDKRLFAPLGMKDTTFWPNDEQLTRLAKSYKPDAAKTGLEEITVGQLQYPLNDHSKRYPMPAGGLFSTAEDVGKFCQLVLNGGTFHGKKILSKEAVADMTHKQTAEGVKDQYGLGWSTGGGFGHGGAFATNMSVDPKRGLIYVFLVQHAGFPADGGKSQGAFRKAADEEFATAKK from the coding sequence GTGAACACACTCCGTTTGCGCCTCGCCCTGGTCGCGGCTCTTTTGGCCGGCACGACTATTGCGCCGGTCCGGGCCCAGGATTCCGCCGCCCCGCATTCCAAGGCGATCACGGCCGCGCTCCAGCCGTTCGTCGAGAAACACGCGCTCGCCGGTGCGGTGACGTTGGTCGCGGACAAGGACAAGGTGCTGAGCCTCGACGCCGTCGGGTACATGGACGTGGGGGCCAAAAAACCGATGCGGACGGATGCCCTGTTCTGGATCGCCTCCCAGTCGAAGTCGATCACCGCGACCGCGTTCATGATCCTGGTCGACGAAGGAAAAGTGAAACTCGACGATCCCGTCGAGAAATACCTGCCCGAATTCAAGGACCTGAAACTGGCCGCGAAGAAGGACGCCGAGGCGAAAAAGCCGGCCCACCCGATCACGGTCCGCGAAGTCCTGAGCCACACGAGCGGCTTGCCGTTCGCGTCACCGGCCGAGAAACCGACGCTCGACGCGCTGCCCTTGAAGGATGCCGTCAAGAGCTACGCCACCGTTGGTCTGCAATTTGAGCCCGGCACCAAGTATTCGTATTCAAACGCGGGCATCAACACTGCCGGCCGGATCATCGAAGTGGTTTCTGGTATGCCTTACGAGGAATTTCTGGACAAGCGGCTGTTCGCCCCGCTCGGGATGAAGGACACGACCTTCTGGCCGAACGACGAGCAACTCACGCGGCTCGCCAAGTCGTACAAGCCGGACGCCGCCAAGACCGGCCTGGAAGAGATCACCGTCGGCCAACTCCAGTACCCGCTCAACGATCACAGCAAGCGCTACCCGATGCCGGCGGGCGGGCTCTTTTCCACGGCCGAGGACGTGGGGAAGTTTTGCCAGTTGGTTCTGAACGGCGGGACATTCCACGGCAAGAAGATTCTCTCGAAGGAAGCCGTCGCGGACATGACGCACAAGCAGACCGCCGAGGGCGTGAAAGATCAGTACGGCCTCGGCTGGTCGACGGGCGGCGGGTTCGGGCACGGCGGCGCGTTCGCGACGAACATGAGCGTCGACCCCAAGCGCGGGCTGATCTACGTGTTCCTCGTCCAACACGCCGGCTTCCCGGCCGACGGCGGCAAGAGCCAGGGGGCCTTCCGCAAGGCCGCGGACGAAGAGTTCGCGACGGCCAAGAAGTAG
- a CDS encoding winged helix-turn-helix transcriptional regulator yields MGRAKADDDTHEPLAKLLGLLSSPWTMLILHRLHTDGPTRFGELRRRVGAISTKTLTERLRLFEAEGLVSRHYEPTVPPKVTYSLTERVMELESVIMELDRIAERWYGSGKKKRT; encoded by the coding sequence ATGGGCCGAGCCAAAGCCGACGACGACACGCACGAGCCGCTCGCGAAGTTGCTGGGCCTGTTGTCGAGCCCGTGGACGATGCTCATCCTGCACCGGCTGCACACGGACGGCCCCACCCGCTTCGGCGAACTCCGCCGGCGGGTCGGCGCGATCTCGACGAAAACGCTCACCGAACGGCTCCGCCTGTTCGAGGCCGAGGGGCTCGTCTCCCGGCATTACGAGCCGACCGTTCCCCCCAAAGTGACTTACTCGCTCACGGAACGAGTGATGGAACTCGAGTCCGTCATCATGGAACTCGACCGGATCGCCGAGCGGTGGTACGGCTCCGGGAAGAAGAAACGGACGTGA
- a CDS encoding TIGR03067 domain-containing protein, producing the protein MRKVLLAVCLLTAAIGLSRADEPKTDAAKKKAADKALETFAGTWDMVSVQPEGATKQARRLVFRADGTYAAQDKDGKELWAGTFELDPTANPKIWDHRSNESKKKGGDALGVYELDGDKLKLCAVGGAWKDKQWVGKPRPSEFSLKAADVVIELQRVKP; encoded by the coding sequence GTGAGAAAAGTGTTACTCGCGGTCTGCCTGCTGACCGCAGCCATCGGCCTCTCGCGGGCAGACGAACCGAAGACGGACGCCGCCAAAAAGAAAGCCGCGGATAAGGCCCTGGAAACGTTCGCGGGCACCTGGGACATGGTGTCCGTCCAACCGGAAGGGGCGACCAAGCAGGCACGCCGGCTCGTTTTCCGGGCGGACGGGACGTATGCGGCACAAGACAAGGACGGCAAAGAACTCTGGGCCGGAACGTTTGAACTCGACCCGACCGCGAACCCGAAGATCTGGGACCACCGGTCGAACGAGTCCAAGAAGAAAGGCGGCGACGCACTGGGGGTTTACGAGCTGGACGGCGACAAGCTCAAGCTGTGCGCCGTTGGCGGGGCGTGGAAAGACAAACAATGGGTGGGGAAGCCCCGCCCGAGCGAGTTCTCGTTGAAGGCGGCTGACGTCGTCATCGAACTACAGCGAGTCAAGCCTTAA
- the ilvA gene encoding threonine ammonia-lyase, biosynthetic: protein MPGLERSATTGSLAPAANTNGGAGTLGLVDYLQKILTARVYDVAIESPLDEAKKLSVRLGNRVLLKREDCQPVFSFKLRGAYNKMVHLSAEQLGRGVICASAGNHAQGVALSAQRLGCQAVIVMPVTTPRLKSDAVRSFGAEVVLHGDSYSDAYQHALELGQTHGYEFVHPFDDPDVIAGQGTIAMEILRQHQHPIHAVFVAIGGGGLISGVAAFIKAVRPDIKIVGVQTSDSDAMVQSVRAGERVRLHDVGLFSDGTAVKQVGIETFRLTQALVDDFVVVDTDAVCAAIKDVFEDTRSVLEPAGALAVAAVKQYVARHDLKGQTLVAITCGANMNFDRLRFVAERAEVGEEREALFGVTIPEKRGSFRRLCEIIGPRSVTEFNYRMSDDQIAHVFVGLATSHRGESAAIAKGFADHGFAAVDLTDNELTKQHIRHMVGGRSPLAHDERLYRFDFPERPGALMRFLSHMHPDWNISLFHYRNQGADYGRIVIGIQIPPDEKTSFQSFVDGLAYPCVDETDNPAYRMFLR from the coding sequence ATGCCCGGCCTTGAGCGTTCCGCGACAACGGGTTCCCTGGCACCGGCAGCGAACACGAACGGCGGTGCCGGCACGCTCGGGCTGGTCGATTACTTGCAGAAGATCCTGACCGCCCGCGTGTACGATGTGGCGATCGAATCCCCTCTGGATGAAGCCAAGAAATTGTCGGTTCGCCTGGGCAATCGCGTGTTGCTCAAGCGGGAAGACTGTCAGCCCGTGTTCAGTTTCAAACTGCGCGGGGCTTACAACAAGATGGTCCACCTCTCGGCCGAGCAGTTGGGCCGGGGCGTCATCTGTGCGTCGGCCGGGAACCACGCGCAGGGCGTCGCCCTCAGCGCGCAACGCCTGGGCTGCCAGGCCGTCATCGTCATGCCCGTTACGACACCGAGACTGAAGTCTGACGCCGTCCGCTCGTTCGGCGCCGAGGTGGTGTTGCACGGGGACAGCTATTCCGACGCTTACCAACACGCCCTGGAGTTGGGCCAGACGCACGGCTACGAGTTCGTCCACCCGTTCGACGACCCGGACGTGATCGCGGGGCAGGGCACCATCGCGATGGAAATCCTGCGCCAGCACCAGCACCCGATCCACGCGGTTTTCGTCGCGATCGGCGGTGGCGGACTGATCTCCGGCGTGGCCGCGTTCATCAAGGCGGTACGGCCCGACATTAAAATTGTCGGCGTCCAGACGTCCGATTCGGACGCGATGGTTCAATCGGTGAGGGCAGGGGAGCGAGTCCGACTCCACGACGTCGGGCTGTTCTCAGACGGGACGGCTGTGAAACAGGTGGGCATCGAAACCTTCCGACTGACGCAGGCTCTCGTCGACGATTTCGTGGTGGTCGACACCGACGCCGTTTGTGCTGCCATCAAAGACGTTTTCGAGGACACGCGCAGCGTCCTGGAACCGGCCGGCGCGCTGGCAGTGGCAGCAGTGAAACAGTACGTCGCCCGGCACGATCTAAAAGGTCAGACGCTGGTGGCGATTACCTGCGGGGCCAACATGAACTTCGACCGCCTGCGGTTCGTCGCGGAGCGGGCCGAGGTCGGCGAGGAGCGGGAAGCCCTATTCGGCGTCACGATCCCGGAGAAGCGCGGTAGTTTCCGGCGCCTGTGCGAGATCATCGGCCCGCGCAGCGTGACCGAGTTCAACTACCGCATGTCCGACGACCAGATCGCGCACGTATTCGTCGGGCTGGCCACGAGCCACCGCGGGGAATCCGCCGCCATCGCGAAGGGCTTTGCCGACCACGGTTTCGCCGCGGTCGACCTGACCGACAACGAACTCACCAAGCAACACATCCGCCACATGGTCGGCGGCCGGAGCCCGCTGGCCCACGACGAGCGGCTGTACCGCTTCGACTTCCCCGAGCGCCCCGGCGCCCTCATGCGCTTCCTGTCGCACATGCACCCCGACTGGAACATCAGCCTGTTCCACTACCGCAACCAGGGAGCCGATTACGGCCGCATCGTGATCGGCATCCAGATCCCGCCCGACGAGAAAACGTCATTCCAGAGCTTCGTCGACGGGCTGGCGTACCCCTGCGTCGATGAAACGGACAACCCCGCGTACCGGATGTTCCTTCGGTAA
- a CDS encoding 2OG-Fe(II) oxygenase: MATKNPTPRSGPVTGGDIGRRVAALDWPGIVSELDARGCAVIGSLLTPDECQAIVDLYPADEKFRSRVVMAKHGYGRGEYKYFAYPLPALVEALRKSLYPALAEVANRWNEAMKIDVRFPNDHAEFIERCHKAGQVRPTPLVLKYGPDDFNCLHQDLYGEHVFPLQVAILLKEPGSDFAGGEFVLTEQRPRMQSRAEVVPLGRGDAAIFPVRHRPVRGTRGTYRVNVRHGVSRVRSGSRYTAGIIFHDAK, encoded by the coding sequence ATGGCCACGAAGAACCCGACTCCGCGATCCGGTCCGGTCACCGGCGGCGATATTGGTCGCCGCGTCGCCGCACTGGACTGGCCGGGCATCGTGTCGGAACTGGACGCCCGCGGCTGTGCCGTGATCGGTTCATTACTTACGCCGGACGAGTGCCAAGCAATTGTGGACCTATATCCCGCGGACGAAAAGTTCCGTTCGCGGGTGGTTATGGCCAAACACGGCTACGGGCGGGGTGAATACAAGTATTTCGCGTACCCACTGCCGGCCCTCGTTGAAGCCTTGCGTAAGTCTCTTTACCCGGCACTCGCGGAGGTCGCGAACCGCTGGAATGAGGCGATGAAGATCGACGTGCGCTTTCCGAACGACCACGCCGAGTTCATCGAACGGTGCCACAAAGCGGGCCAGGTGCGGCCGACGCCGTTGGTTCTCAAATACGGTCCGGACGACTTCAACTGCCTCCACCAGGACTTGTATGGCGAACACGTTTTCCCGCTCCAGGTCGCGATTTTGCTAAAAGAACCGGGTAGCGATTTCGCGGGCGGCGAGTTCGTGCTGACCGAGCAACGGCCGCGCATGCAGTCGCGGGCCGAGGTCGTCCCGCTGGGCCGCGGTGACGCCGCGATCTTTCCGGTGCGCCACCGGCCGGTGCGGGGCACGCGGGGAACGTACCGGGTCAACGTCCGGCACGGCGTGAGCCGCGTCCGGTCGGGGAGCCGGTATACCGCCGGGATCATTTTCCACGACGCGAAATAG
- the ada gene encoding bifunctional DNA-binding transcriptional regulator/O6-methylguanine-DNA methyltransferase Ada, translating into MITKPIQSRRPGATRKATIANFDDDESRWQAVVRRDQSADGVFYYSVRTTGVYCRPSCASRRAKRENVRFHATREEAERAGFRPCKRCQPNDRSLAERHQDAVTRACHVIEAAAETPDLSELADAVGLSRFHFHRVFKMITGVTPKAYAAAHRAQRVRDDLTQGTSVTEAIYGAGYQSSGRFYATSDEQLGMTPTEYRAGGADATIRFAVGESSLGSILVAATEKGVCAIFLGDDPDALARELQDRFPNAKIVAGDGGFDQWVARVVGSVENPSLGFDLPLDIRGTAFQVRVWEALRQIPLGSTATYTEIAKRIGRPTAARAVARACGANPIAVAIPCHRVIRTDESLSGYRWGVERKAELLRREQAAD; encoded by the coding sequence ATGATTACGAAGCCAATCCAGTCGCGCCGGCCGGGCGCAACCCGTAAAGCGACGATCGCCAACTTTGACGACGACGAGAGCCGCTGGCAGGCGGTCGTTCGACGCGACCAGAGCGCGGACGGTGTTTTCTATTACTCGGTGCGGACGACGGGCGTTTACTGCCGGCCGTCCTGCGCGTCGCGGCGGGCGAAGCGAGAAAACGTCCGCTTCCACGCGACTCGCGAGGAAGCCGAACGGGCGGGTTTTCGGCCGTGCAAGCGTTGCCAGCCGAACGACCGCTCGCTGGCCGAGCGCCATCAGGATGCCGTGACACGCGCCTGTCACGTCATCGAAGCAGCCGCCGAAACCCCGGACCTTTCCGAACTGGCTGACGCCGTGGGACTCAGCCGTTTCCACTTTCATCGGGTGTTCAAAATGATTACGGGAGTAACGCCGAAAGCCTACGCGGCCGCCCACCGGGCGCAACGCGTCCGGGACGACTTGACCCAGGGTACGTCGGTCACCGAGGCGATCTACGGTGCCGGCTACCAGTCCAGCGGCCGATTCTACGCGACCTCGGACGAGCAACTCGGCATGACGCCGACGGAATACCGTGCCGGCGGGGCCGACGCGACCATCCGCTTTGCCGTCGGCGAATCGTCGCTCGGCTCGATCCTCGTGGCCGCGACCGAGAAGGGCGTCTGCGCCATCTTCCTGGGCGACGACCCCGACGCCCTCGCCCGCGAGTTGCAGGACCGCTTCCCGAACGCGAAAATCGTCGCGGGTGACGGGGGGTTTGACCAGTGGGTCGCACGTGTCGTCGGTTCGGTGGAGAATCCGTCGCTCGGCTTCGACTTGCCGCTCGACATCCGCGGCACCGCCTTTCAAGTGCGCGTGTGGGAGGCGCTGCGGCAAATTCCGCTCGGCTCGACCGCGACCTACACCGAGATCGCCAAACGCATCGGTCGGCCGACGGCCGCGCGGGCGGTGGCGCGGGCGTGCGGGGCCAATCCGATCGCCGTCGCGATTCCCTGCCACCGCGTCATCAGGACTGACGAATCGCTCTCGGGTTACCGGTGGGGCGTGGAGCGTAAGGCGGAATTGCTTCGTCGCGAGCAGGCAGCGGATTGA